In the genome of Lactuca sativa cultivar Salinas chromosome 3, Lsat_Salinas_v11, whole genome shotgun sequence, the window TTTATTGTATGGCTTAATGATTGTAGTTAGAGGTAGAGGTGCACAAACACAACTGgtttaaaaaaacgaaaaatgaaaaaaaaaataataataataaacctgtttaaaaaaaataataatgattCAACTAAAACCGAACCGATAATTTGatataaattttaacatattgCAAACCGTTTTTTCCAACAGAACTGGTTTTTAACCAAAAACAACCGATTTTTTAAACTTAATTTCACATCAAAAAACCGAAAGAAACAAACAAATTTTAACCAAAGCCGATAACAAGAAAACAtacatgttttataaaaaaaccgAAACAGATTAAAACAGGCGGTTAATGTGCACCTCTGGTTATAGGTGCACAAATAGTTATAGTTTGTCCACTCGTTGGGCCAATTTTATTTCATTATATGGGCCCTTTTCTTGGTTATTTCTTGGCTTGGTTATGTCCTTCTGTAGGTTGTAGCAGTGTAGCCTGGATCTTTGTATGTATATTGTATAGTATAGGTTTCTCTTTATAACGATTAACGGTTATGAAACCTCAAGAATTTGAGTTGGAAGTCCAATTTATAATCGAGTGAAATAAAATACTTCAAAATATTTGGACCAAAATAGGCCAAAGTCTCATTGGGCCAATTTTATTTCATTAACGGGTATGAAACCTCGTGTACAATTACAATATTTGGATCAAAATACGCCAAAATTTTGCTTCTCAAAAATGCTCAAAAAACACACAACATACGAAATAATTTCATTGAATCATTCATCGTTTGCTTCCCTGAATGTCTCGTTAGTGGGGCTTGCAAACAAACCAAGACTAATAATTTCCCACACCAACACAATCACCAATCCGCATAAATATACGAACAAATTTCAGCTCCAATGTATATTCTCCATAGGTTCAAACCTCATAAGTAATATCACCTTTTTGCCATTTCAAAGCTTAGATGGAACTACGACCAGGTAGTTTAGAAACACCCAGTTGATCCATTTTTCTCCTAACCTTCTCTGAATCAACATAATCACCAACACTAGAGAAGATGTTTGACATAAGCACATAATCACTAGAGTAACCTCTCTCCTTTTCAAATATTCTCCTCGTGACTCTCTTCCCTGTCTCAACATTATTATAGGAGCTACATGCCCCAAGAAGCACCCTCCAAATCACATCATTATCCAAATCTTTAGGCACCTTCAAAGCCACTTTCTCTGCTTCTTCAATCCTCCCTGCTCTCGCTAACATGTCAACCAAGCACCCATAATGCTTTATATCAGGCACAATACCAGACTCATCCACCATTTTCTTGAAAAACATTAACCCTTCTTCAACTAATCCTCCATGACTACAAGCACTTAGAATACTCAAGTAAGTAACTCTATTAGGCTTCATCCCTATTTCCTCCATTCTTTTAAAACTATCCACAGCCTCCCTTGCCATTCCATGCATTGCAAATACAGAGATGATCGATGTCCACGACACTAAATTCCTCATCTCACTTGTTATGCCTTCAAAAACTCGCAAAGCACTCTCCACACTTCCGCACCTTGAATACACATCAATTAAAGCATTCGTAACACGTATATCTATCATATAAAATCCGTTTTTTTCCCCATAAGCATGAATTGACTGACATAACTCCAAAGACCCTAGATTCCAAATCGCGGGGTAAATTGCTAAAATGGTGATCTCAGTTGGCTTTGTATTATCGTTAAGTGCAAGCATGTGTCTAAACAATGAAATTGCTTCCTTGGGTTGATTTGCTCGTGTATACCCGTCTATCATACCACTCCAAGAAACAACATTCTTAATAGGCATTATATCAAAAAAAGATCGCGCTAGCACAATTTCACCGAGTTTTGCTAAACCTGTTACTAAAACGTTCCATGTGACTAGATTTCTttcaggcatttcatcgaacactttGCGACATTCGAGTAAATGCCCACATACAACATACATGTTGACTAAAGCGGTTTGGATGTAAACATGACTCTCAAACCCGAATTTGAATGTGAGAGAATGGAGTTGTGAACCCGACATGGGTAGATGTGAATTAGCACATGATTTTATCAAGAAAGCATATGTGAAACTATCGCCATAAAACAAGCTGGTGGGGTGGAGATGATGCTTATAGAGCAAAAAAGCTTCATCGGGGGAATTCCCAAGTGAATAATGGTGGAGGATGGTGGTCCAGAGACtgactggtggtggtggtgtttggATTATGGCGGCAGTGATGACCAAGTGAGCGTGGATTTGTTGAATCGATCGGCGGTTGCAGTGATGCTTGTGTAGTAACGATAACAGGTTGTAGTGGTCTTTCCTCATTAGTTTGGTGATTCTGATGGATTTAGCCAATGAACTATCACGAAAGAGCACTTGTTTAAAGGCTAAACCAATAAAATTTTGACATTACATTTTACTTTTCTGTATTTTGCCGGTAACTgggaaatttgttttttttaaaggttaaaaaaaatataatggtTTAATCGTTAAATTGATATGATGGTGAAAGTACAATGGCTGCTTTATGTATTTTGACCCTATGAAGCCAAAATTACCTGCTTACCCCTCCTGAAGGGTAATGATTTTAGCTTACAAGATTGTCTCTACTTGTATCACTGAAGGGTATTTAGACATTTAATTAATAGTCAAACTTTCGGTATGAAATATGTGTATCACCTATATTCTGGTGTTGAATGTGCATCTCATTTTCTTATTTAGAATAGCATACTTTGTCTAGCTCAGAAATGACATGCTTTTATAGGAAAAAAAAACCAAATATAAAAGTGCATTGTTATGGACTCACTCACAATAACAAGCACAAACACAAACACAGAAATGAACCAAACTCAAATGATTCTTGATTGAAAATGGAAAGAACAGATAGAATGTTAGCCTTCGAAACTCTAACTATCTCCAGAATGACAATTCACACAAAAATTCTCATTGCCTCTACTGACCACTCCACTAACTTAAATACCCACAAAGGATACTCTGGGATTAATTCCCGATTTGCCCTTGGTCCCCTCCAGGGTGTGTAGTGTTCTTGTTATCTGGTGTGGTCCCAACCGTTAGTGGACTTGCCATATTCCTCCTTCTGTGGTACATAAATTGTAGAGGTGGGTGCATGAAATGTTCAATGCTAAATACCAAAATCAATTTCTCTTTCGGTTCTATTACTCTAACCCACGATCTTCCACAAATAAAGTATTAACCTAGTAGACATACGCATAAACAAAGAGAAATTTGCATTTGTTAACCTCGAAAACAAACTAAAAGTGAACAGAAGGGAAACGATTAAATTAGAATTAATCCACCAGGTATAGATAGAGCATTTGCTGCCTCTGAAAAATCAATTGTTTTCTTGTATCCACTTTTAAAATTCAATAGAAGAAAAGGCATGAGAAGAACATAACTCGTATAAGACCAAAAAATACATGAACATACACGAACATGGTGAAAGAAAGCGCACGAGGAGGAAAAAAACACATGAAGAAATCGCATATCCATAAAACGTACTCTAATCGCACAAAAAAAATAAAGGAAGAAATCAGACAACATAAAAAACTAATCTTACAGTTGATTGAGCTCTGATTCAAATAGACATGATTTCACACCTTCGATGCAAATTAGTCGATTCAAGCCCTAGTCTAATCGATTGAAAGCAGATGGGGTATATATAATTGAGTGCATCCATGGTTTGTAGAAATCGATTTTGAAAAGAAAGGAAATGGGAGGAAATGAGAGGAAAGCAagtcccgagtttcattaaaggaaggaaATGGAAGGAAATGGAAGGAAAACTTTCCCTCTTACCTTTCCtcccgatttgggaggatttgaaaagaaaaaacaaaatgtTTAACTTTCCTTCCATTTCTCTCCGACTCGGGAGCACAAATGACAAtttctttttcctttcttttctcttcttttctctccttactttcttttctcttctcttcttttctttgctaTAACTCGGGAGCGGGGTGTAAAAATCTGAAGAAGTAAAAGAAGGGAAGAAAGAAGAAGGAGGAAGGAAAAAGAAATAAGGAAGGAGTCTTgtgtagggatgaaagtgggtccaaacccggaccagatggacccggacccggaaaacccggaaccggttaacgggattttatagaaccgaaaccggaccggtatataagaaccggttccggttcggttctgggtatggttccgggtaaagtgggacTAAAACCGggaaacccggaaac includes:
- the LOC111884352 gene encoding pentatricopeptide repeat-containing protein At1g09220, mitochondrial, with product MRKDHYNLLSLLHKHHCNRRSIQQIHAHLVITAAIIQTPPPPVSLWTTILHHYSLGNSPDEAFLLYKHHLHPTSLFYGDSFTYAFLIKSCANSHLPMSGSQLHSLTFKFGFESHVYIQTALVNMYVVCGHLLECRKVFDEMPERNLVTWNVLVTGLAKLGEIVLARSFFDIMPIKNVVSWSGMIDGYTRANQPKEAISLFRHMLALNDNTKPTEITILAIYPAIWNLGSLELCQSIHAYGEKNGFYMIDIRVTNALIDVYSRCGSVESALRVFEGITSEMRNLVSWTSIISVFAMHGMAREAVDSFKRMEEIGMKPNRVTYLSILSACSHGGLVEEGLMFFKKMVDESGIVPDIKHYGCLVDMLARAGRIEEAEKVALKVPKDLDNDVIWRVLLGACSSYNNVETGKRVTRRIFEKERGYSSDYVLMSNIFSSVGDYVDSEKVRRKMDQLGVSKLPGRSSI